In the Arachis ipaensis cultivar K30076 chromosome B10, Araip1.1, whole genome shotgun sequence genome, one interval contains:
- the LOC107623460 gene encoding superoxide dismutase [Fe] 3, chloroplastic encodes MTSCYFNPLHATCHLTSTGLSTKFKIPKLHMQKKRCQVSSRSSKVTAFYGLRTPPYEHDAVKPYMSKKTIDMHWGEHHHTFIECLNKQLEKDDILYGYTLDELVKVTYNNGNPLPEFKNAAEKHRQFQFGAT; translated from the exons ATGACTTCTTGTTACTTCAACCCTCTGCATGCTACTTGTCATCTCACTTCTACAGGCTTATCTACAAAGTTCAAGATTCCGAAGCTTCACATG CAGAAAAAGAGGTGTCAAGTCTCTTCAAGATCTTCGAAAGTAACTGCATTTTATGGCTTGAGGACCCCTCCTTATGAACAT GATGCAGTAAAGCCGTATATGAGTAAGAAGACAATTGACATGCATTGGGGAGAACATCATCATACTTTTATAGAATGTTTGAACAAACAGCTGGAGAAGGATGATATACTATACGGTTACACCTTGGATGAACTAGTCAAAGTGACGTACAACAATGGCAATCCCTTACCTGAATTCAAAAATGCTGCTGAG AAACACCGACAGTTTCAGTTTGGAGCTACATAG
- the LOC107623653 gene encoding superoxide dismutase [Fe] 3, chloroplastic isoform X1: MTSCYFSPLHTTCHLTSTGLSTKFKIPKLHMQKKRCQVSSRSSKVTAFYGLRTPPYEHDALEPYMSKRTIDMHWGEHHHNFIEGLNKQLEKDDILYGYTLDELVKVTYNNGNPLSEFNNAAEVWNHNFFWECMRPDGGDMPELGLLQQIEKDFGSFTNFRDKFVEASLTLFGSGWVWLVLRREERRLAIVKTANAICPIVWDHIPIINLDLWEHAYYLDYKNDRVRYVNVFLDHLVSWDAASMHLTRAEAFVNLGEPKIPVA, from the exons ATGACTTCTTGTTACTTCAGCCCTCTGCATACTACTTGTCATCTCACTTCTACAGGCTTATCTACAAAGTTCAAGATTCCGAAGCTTCACATG CAGAAAAAGAGGTGTCAAGTCTCTTCAAGATCTTCGAAAGTGACTGCATTTTATGGCTTGAGGACCCCTCCTTATGAACAT GATGCACTAGAGCCGTATATGAGTAAGAGGACAATTGACATGCATTGGGGAGAACATCATCATAATTTTATAGAAGGTTTGAACAAACAGCTGGAGAAGGATGATATACTATATGGTTACACCTTGGATGAACTAGTCAAAGTGACTTACAACAATGGCAATCCCTTATCTGAATTCAACAATGCTGCTGAG GTTTGGAATCATAACTTCTTCTGGGAGTGTATGCGACCAGATGGGGGTGATATGCCCGAGCTAGGTCTTCTTCAACAGATTGAAAAAGATTTCGGATCATTTACAAACTTTAGAGACAAGTTTGTAGAAGCTTCCCTCACACTATTCGGTTCTGGCTGGGTTTGGCTAGTTT TGAGGCGAGAAGAAAGACGACTAGCCATAGTGAAAACTGCAAATGCCATTTGTCCAATTGTGTGGGATCACATA CCAATTATCAACTTGGATTTGTGGGAG CATGCTTATTATCTGGATTATAAG AATGACAGGGTAAGGTATGTGAATGTATTTCTTGACCACCTTGTATCTTGGGATGCTGCATCAATGCACTTGACACGGGCAGAGGCTTTTGTGAATTTAGGGGAGCCTAAAATCCCTGTTGCATGA
- the LOC107623653 gene encoding superoxide dismutase [Fe] 3, chloroplastic isoform X2 → MTSCYFSPLHTTCHLTSTGLSTKFKIPKLHMKKRCQVSSRSSKVTAFYGLRTPPYEHDALEPYMSKRTIDMHWGEHHHNFIEGLNKQLEKDDILYGYTLDELVKVTYNNGNPLSEFNNAAEVWNHNFFWECMRPDGGDMPELGLLQQIEKDFGSFTNFRDKFVEASLTLFGSGWVWLVLRREERRLAIVKTANAICPIVWDHIPIINLDLWEHAYYLDYKNDRVRYVNVFLDHLVSWDAASMHLTRAEAFVNLGEPKIPVA, encoded by the exons ATGACTTCTTGTTACTTCAGCCCTCTGCATACTACTTGTCATCTCACTTCTACAGGCTTATCTACAAAGTTCAAGATTCCGAAGCTTCACATG AAAAAGAGGTGTCAAGTCTCTTCAAGATCTTCGAAAGTGACTGCATTTTATGGCTTGAGGACCCCTCCTTATGAACAT GATGCACTAGAGCCGTATATGAGTAAGAGGACAATTGACATGCATTGGGGAGAACATCATCATAATTTTATAGAAGGTTTGAACAAACAGCTGGAGAAGGATGATATACTATATGGTTACACCTTGGATGAACTAGTCAAAGTGACTTACAACAATGGCAATCCCTTATCTGAATTCAACAATGCTGCTGAG GTTTGGAATCATAACTTCTTCTGGGAGTGTATGCGACCAGATGGGGGTGATATGCCCGAGCTAGGTCTTCTTCAACAGATTGAAAAAGATTTCGGATCATTTACAAACTTTAGAGACAAGTTTGTAGAAGCTTCCCTCACACTATTCGGTTCTGGCTGGGTTTGGCTAGTTT TGAGGCGAGAAGAAAGACGACTAGCCATAGTGAAAACTGCAAATGCCATTTGTCCAATTGTGTGGGATCACATA CCAATTATCAACTTGGATTTGTGGGAG CATGCTTATTATCTGGATTATAAG AATGACAGGGTAAGGTATGTGAATGTATTTCTTGACCACCTTGTATCTTGGGATGCTGCATCAATGCACTTGACACGGGCAGAGGCTTTTGTGAATTTAGGGGAGCCTAAAATCCCTGTTGCATGA